In a genomic window of Lepisosteus oculatus isolate fLepOcu1 chromosome 5, fLepOcu1.hap2, whole genome shotgun sequence:
- the relt gene encoding tumor necrosis factor receptor superfamily member 19L isoform X2 has protein sequence MMRNHLRCSTLFFLTMLSWRGSLSLQCGKGEVLSSQGLCVPCLTCPQGQEPDRACGFEDALGSTCRACPGGTFSDRLDAEPCRPHTQCHTLNRSLLRHGTAETDTVCGECLPGFYSSQMDPSGLSPCLSCKLAPIGTSACEGLPNPSPRLPRSAGSSAAKTPGKRSANSTSTLTAEEKTTEYAVFALVPIFCVMGLLGILICNILKKKGYHCVPEKEGGDEEAPVPEKDGNVCPYTVDDANEDTISVLVRLITEKKENAAALEELLKEYESKQMSISKATSIKFPPVAQLPQLPQLRPLPRLCPHQHHLHTVQGLAPCSGTCCSRCSQKKWPEILMPIDTSKTTKVGTKNSRPGEITILSVGRFQVAQIPELKPTALAELTPLESSDTDSIDTTHTEPADEKSLLGSSSSTRPKTKWLKPGDSKPEVNI, from the exons ATGATGAGGAACCACCTTCGTTGTTCAACTCTCTTCTTTCTCACA ATGCTGAGCTGGCGGGGCTCCCTGTCACTGCAGTGTGGGAAAGGAGAGGTCCTGAGCAGCCAAggtctgtgtgttccctgccTGACCTGCCCCCAGGGACAGGAGCCTGACCGG GCCTGTGGTTTTGAGGATGCTCTGGGGTCAACGTGCAGGGCCTGTCCTGGTGGTACCTTCTCAGACAGGCTGGACGCCGAGCCCTGTAGGCCTCATACCCAGTGTCACACACTGAATCGCTCCCTCCTTCGTCATGGGACAGCGGAGACGGACACGGTCTGTGGAGAATGCTTGCCTGG GTTCTACTCAAGTCAGATGGACCCCTCTGGTCTCAGCCCTTGTTTGAGCTGCAAGTTGGCACCCATAGGAACTTCTGCTTGTGAAG GACTTCCAAACCCCAGCCCGCGGTTGCCGAGGAGTGCTGGGAGCAGCGCCGCCAAGACGCCGGGCAAGCGCTCTGCCAACTCCACCAGCACGCTGACGGCCGAGGAGAAGACCACCGAGTACGCTGTGTTCGCCCTGGTGCCCATCTTCTGCGTGATGGGACTGCTCGGCATCCTGATCTGCAACATCCTGAAGAAGAAAGGCTACCACTGCGTGCCAGAAAAGGAGGGCGGAGATGAGGAGGCGCCTGTCCCGGAGAAAGACG GTAATGTTTGCCCCTACACTGTGGATGATGCCAATGAAGACACAATCAGTGTGTTGGTGCGActtataactgaaaaaaaag AAAATGCTGCTGCTTTAGAAGAACTGCTGAAGGAATATGAGAGCAAACAGATGTCCATCAGTAAAGCAACTTCCATCAA GTTCCCTCCTGTGGCCCAGTTGCCCCAGTTGCCCCAGCTGCGACCCCTGCCCAGGCTGTGCCCTCACCAGCACCACCTGCACACCGTGCAAGGGCTGGCCCCATGCTCGGGCACCTGCTGCTCTCGCTGCAGCCAGAAGAAATGGCCAGAGATCCTGATGCCCATCGACACTAGTAAGACCACCAAAGTGGGCACGAAGAACAGCCGACCGGGCGAGATCACCATTCTCTCTGTGGGCAG GTTCCAGGTGGCCCAGATTCCCGAGCTGAAGCCCACCGCCCTGGCCGAGCTCACCCCTCTGGAGTCGAGTGACACGGACTCCATTGACActacacacacagagccagccGACGAGAAGTCACTGCTGGGCAGCTCCTCCTCGACCCGTCCCAAGACCAAGTGGCTGAAACCCGGGGACAGCAAGCCAGAG GTGAACATCTAA
- the relt gene encoding tumor necrosis factor receptor superfamily member 19L isoform X1, translating to MMRNHLRCSTLFFLTMLSWRGSLSLQCGKGEVLSSQGLCVPCLTCPQGQEPDRACGFEDALGSTCRACPGGTFSDRLDAEPCRPHTQCHTLNRSLLRHGTAETDTVCGECLPGFYSSQMDPSGLSPCLSCKLAPIGTSACEGLPNPSPRLPRSAGSSAAKTPGKRSANSTSTLTAEEKTTEYAVFALVPIFCVMGLLGILICNILKKKGYHCVPEKEGGDEEAPVPEKDGNVCPYTVDDANEDTISVLVRLITEKKENAAALEELLKEYESKQMSISKATSIKFPPVAQLPQLPQLRPLPRLCPHQHHLHTVQGLAPCSGTCCSRCSQKKWPEILMPIDTSKTTKVGTKNSRPGEITILSVGRFQVAQIPELKPTALAELTPLESSDTDSIDTTHTEPADEKSLLGSSSSTRPKTKWLKPGDSKPEDRKLVIRLGETNLVI from the exons ATGATGAGGAACCACCTTCGTTGTTCAACTCTCTTCTTTCTCACA ATGCTGAGCTGGCGGGGCTCCCTGTCACTGCAGTGTGGGAAAGGAGAGGTCCTGAGCAGCCAAggtctgtgtgttccctgccTGACCTGCCCCCAGGGACAGGAGCCTGACCGG GCCTGTGGTTTTGAGGATGCTCTGGGGTCAACGTGCAGGGCCTGTCCTGGTGGTACCTTCTCAGACAGGCTGGACGCCGAGCCCTGTAGGCCTCATACCCAGTGTCACACACTGAATCGCTCCCTCCTTCGTCATGGGACAGCGGAGACGGACACGGTCTGTGGAGAATGCTTGCCTGG GTTCTACTCAAGTCAGATGGACCCCTCTGGTCTCAGCCCTTGTTTGAGCTGCAAGTTGGCACCCATAGGAACTTCTGCTTGTGAAG GACTTCCAAACCCCAGCCCGCGGTTGCCGAGGAGTGCTGGGAGCAGCGCCGCCAAGACGCCGGGCAAGCGCTCTGCCAACTCCACCAGCACGCTGACGGCCGAGGAGAAGACCACCGAGTACGCTGTGTTCGCCCTGGTGCCCATCTTCTGCGTGATGGGACTGCTCGGCATCCTGATCTGCAACATCCTGAAGAAGAAAGGCTACCACTGCGTGCCAGAAAAGGAGGGCGGAGATGAGGAGGCGCCTGTCCCGGAGAAAGACG GTAATGTTTGCCCCTACACTGTGGATGATGCCAATGAAGACACAATCAGTGTGTTGGTGCGActtataactgaaaaaaaag AAAATGCTGCTGCTTTAGAAGAACTGCTGAAGGAATATGAGAGCAAACAGATGTCCATCAGTAAAGCAACTTCCATCAA GTTCCCTCCTGTGGCCCAGTTGCCCCAGTTGCCCCAGCTGCGACCCCTGCCCAGGCTGTGCCCTCACCAGCACCACCTGCACACCGTGCAAGGGCTGGCCCCATGCTCGGGCACCTGCTGCTCTCGCTGCAGCCAGAAGAAATGGCCAGAGATCCTGATGCCCATCGACACTAGTAAGACCACCAAAGTGGGCACGAAGAACAGCCGACCGGGCGAGATCACCATTCTCTCTGTGGGCAG GTTCCAGGTGGCCCAGATTCCCGAGCTGAAGCCCACCGCCCTGGCCGAGCTCACCCCTCTGGAGTCGAGTGACACGGACTCCATTGACActacacacacagagccagccGACGAGAAGTCACTGCTGGGCAGCTCCTCCTCGACCCGTCCCAAGACCAAGTGGCTGAAACCCGGGGACAGCAAGCCAGAG GACCGAAAACTTGTCATAAGACTGGGAGAAACTAATCTTGTTATTTAA